One window of Streptomyces sp. SUK 48 genomic DNA carries:
- a CDS encoding type I polyketide synthase, which yields MGTHADVVRPLPELLGEHARRLGDKVCFQDRSRRLTYRELAERTARLAGHLAGLGVARGDRVAVLLGNRVEAVESLLAVTRASGVGVPLDPGSAQEELARLLDDSGARVLITDDACPARRRALSCRPGLTVVVAEGGEEGGSGGGPASRADIEGPADGAATDGDGAATDRDRPGADGDRPGVAHRELSYEELAATEPRTPARDDLALDEVAWLLYTSGSSGVPKGVLSTQRNRLSPVATGLAGVLGLSERDHVLWPLPLHHAMSQIVCFLGVTAVGASAVLLPRFSVAGVLGELRGGDAPFTLLGGVPTTYSALLDAVRGEADGVGLGAPALRACISGGAAAGPGFRTSFEAVCRAPYLEHYGSTEAGPVTMAGPGEATAEGACGRVLPGTRVRVGGGADGRDTGEGELWVNGPGIMAGYHGRTEDTAEVLRDGWFRTGDLVRIDGRGELTITGRASDLIIRGGVNVHPSEVEAVLRRLPGVADAAVAGRPHPVFGEVPVGYLVAGPGGGALDRGRVLAACRARLSAAKVPVELFEVAGIPRTVSGKIVRRDLAGLPARALGAEAAEGPAERRRGEPADPRRSPSRDLLGLVRSEVAAVLGCAPRSVEPGTALRDLGMDSLTATVLRERLSAVTGLPLSEAVAFDFPTAAALAAHLGERAAAAPAGAGPVHRDAVRSDDDPVVIVGMACRYPGGVSSPEELWRLVADGRDAIGPFPTDRGWDTGALYDPDPGRPGRTYVREGGFLSGVDRFDPGFFGISPREALAMDPQHRLLLEVAWEAFEDAGLVPAVLRGSATGVYVGLMYSDYARRLTRTPEQVEGYLGLGNAGSVASGRIAYTFGLEGPALTVDTACSSSLVALHLAAQALRRGECAFALAGGATVMSGPSSFVEFSRQRALAPDGRCKAFGAGADGTGWAEGAGMLLLSRLSRARRAGLPALAVVRGSAVNQDGASNGLTAPHGPAQQRVIRQALADAGLVPGDVDAVEAHGTGTRLGDVIEAEAFFATYGHDARRRPLLLGSVKSNIGHTQAAAGVAGVIKMVQAMRHGVLPRTLHADEPTPRVDWSSERIALLSRAVEWPATDRPRRVGVSSFGISGTNAHVVLEEPLGGAEEDGAANRREVREGTAAPGMRPVPPPGRAAVAFPVSARSVPALRAQARRLYEQVAAAPDASLPDLGYSLATTRAAFEHRAVVVARDRTELLDSLRALAEGDSPCGVHRGMSRDLSRVALLFTGQGSQRVGMGRALYESRDLHPAFARALDECCALLDPLLPVPLRDVMFAAPGTETGGLLRTTRFAQPALFALETALFRQFAAWGVRPALVAGHSVGEVTAAHVAGVLSLADACTLVAARSRLMDALPAGGGMAAVAAGADEVAAHLAGTGCTAEIAAVNGPASVVVSGDETAVRDIAGHFRAQGRSVTLLRVGHAFHSARTEPALAGFADVLRHLSFAAPRLPLLTAVAGRAATDEELCTPEFWVDHVRRPVRFADSVTYLGGQGATHYVELGPDGVLTGLVRDCLAVAGTHPAARDGERDPEPVVLPTLRASRPEADALLDTLAALHAHGVAVDWPAVFAGRGGRRVALPTYAFQRRRYWLAADAAPPPPVIPAAGATHPLLRSCIRTADDDGLLLSALLSVRDQPWLADHVVAGEILLPATAFVDMALHAGESAGADVLDELVLTAPLPLPPDGAVAVQVKLAGPDDAGRRTVSFHSRPHPAAGDEPWVRNAVGTLMPAPPPADRGAAGAEGASWPPEGAVPLRAGGPGSGAYDRLAADGLRYGPAFRGMRAAWRRGEELYADVELPEAARGPQPESGEPEFVLHPALLDAALHVRALAGLLPAGPGADAPPAGGLSLPFAFGGVRVHTTGVRRLRVRVAPGPDGRTRVELTDETNTPVATIRSLTLRPLPRTGPATTGTLTGALHRMDWVPLPEPPAPAAMPRWAVLGTAGEPLMDALAPPGSGVPVYARPAACDASSAVVVAPCPPPGTDGDARDGAAESLAAADRALRLVQEWLAEPRLSRSRLVLVTSGAVAPVDDGFLPEAVAGGRSGDAAAVPSHAPVWGLIRSALREHPGRFALVDVDEHPDSWAALPALLAASVPEAAVHRGTVRVPRLVQLAEATTESRTRRPLDPKGTVLVTGGTGSLGRLVARHLVTAHGVRHLLLVGRHGPDAPGAPELVAELGEAGAEVTVRACDVADRTALAALLGTVPAAHPLTGVVHTAGVLDDGVVTALTTGRLRRVLRPKADAALALHELTRGQDLPLFALFSSVAGTFGSAGQANYAAANSVLDALARHRVRLGLPGTSIAWGPWRQDDGMMAHLDEADRRRMTRAGFAPLGQEEGLALFDAAVDGCEPVVVAARLAPAALHGTGPTAHRVRARAADRGGARLAQALAAAPPGAQAGVLLTEVRTLAARVLGHPDGASAIDADALLADLGLDSLAAVDLRNELAAWTGLALPTTLLFDFPTPRALAAELARGYAAEAPSPAATPDGPAGSEAVGPPGSPGEAGGGQAAYGSPDTAGPRAADAPDADAAPDSLGALFRTACARGRTWDGMVLLTVAARLRPVFDRSGAPGATHEPVMLAAGGTGARLVCSPALSAVSGPQEYARLGAGLRGLRPVSAVRHPGFAPGEALPATLDALVTAQVMAVRAAAAQGPLVLLGRSAGGWVAHAVAERLESEGAGPAAVVLLDTYPPGHGDRDQALSAMTSDMLRRAATYASASPERLTAMAGYFELFDGWKPAPLACPTLYVRAQDTLPGAGPAPAWSLPHAGITVPGDHFTLLEEHARTTALAVHQWLGDGPV from the coding sequence GTGGGTACGCACGCCGATGTCGTCAGGCCGCTGCCGGAGCTGCTCGGGGAACACGCTCGTCGTCTCGGGGACAAGGTCTGCTTCCAGGACCGGTCCCGTCGGCTGACCTACCGGGAGCTGGCGGAGCGGACCGCGCGGCTCGCCGGTCATCTGGCCGGGCTCGGGGTGGCCCGTGGTGACCGGGTGGCCGTGCTGCTCGGCAACCGTGTCGAGGCGGTCGAGAGTCTGCTCGCCGTCACCCGGGCGAGCGGCGTGGGCGTGCCGCTGGACCCGGGGAGTGCGCAGGAGGAGCTGGCCCGCTTATTGGACGACAGCGGGGCGCGGGTGCTCATCACCGACGACGCCTGTCCGGCGCGGCGGCGCGCGCTGTCGTGCCGGCCGGGGCTGACCGTGGTGGTGGCCGAGGGCGGCGAGGAGGGCGGAAGCGGCGGCGGGCCGGCCTCCCGCGCGGACATCGAGGGGCCGGCGGACGGAGCCGCCACGGACGGGGACGGGGCCGCCACGGACCGGGACCGGCCCGGCGCGGACGGGGACCGGCCCGGCGTCGCCCACCGCGAGCTGTCGTACGAGGAGTTGGCGGCCACGGAGCCCCGGACGCCCGCCCGGGACGATCTCGCGCTGGACGAAGTGGCCTGGCTGCTCTACACCTCGGGCTCCTCCGGCGTACCCAAGGGTGTCCTGTCCACGCAGCGCAACCGTCTCTCGCCGGTGGCGACGGGCCTGGCCGGCGTCCTGGGTCTGTCCGAACGGGACCATGTGCTCTGGCCGTTGCCCCTCCATCACGCCATGAGCCAGATCGTGTGCTTCCTCGGGGTCACCGCGGTGGGGGCGAGCGCGGTGCTGCTGCCCAGGTTCTCGGTGGCCGGCGTGCTCGGTGAACTGCGCGGCGGGGACGCCCCGTTCACCCTGCTCGGCGGGGTCCCGACCACGTACTCCGCGCTGCTCGACGCGGTCCGCGGCGAGGCGGACGGGGTCGGCCTCGGCGCCCCCGCGCTGCGGGCCTGCATCAGCGGTGGCGCGGCGGCGGGGCCCGGCTTCCGCACGTCCTTCGAGGCGGTGTGCCGTGCCCCCTATCTGGAGCACTACGGCAGTACGGAGGCGGGCCCGGTCACCATGGCGGGGCCGGGCGAGGCGACGGCGGAGGGGGCGTGCGGCCGGGTGCTGCCCGGGACCCGGGTCCGGGTCGGCGGGGGTGCCGACGGGCGGGACACGGGTGAGGGAGAGCTGTGGGTCAACGGGCCCGGGATCATGGCCGGTTACCACGGTCGGACAGAGGACACCGCGGAGGTCCTGCGCGACGGCTGGTTCCGCACGGGCGACCTGGTCAGGATCGACGGCCGCGGTGAACTGACGATCACCGGCCGGGCGAGTGATCTGATCATCCGGGGTGGGGTGAACGTCCATCCCTCGGAGGTGGAGGCGGTGCTACGACGCCTCCCGGGGGTGGCGGACGCGGCCGTGGCCGGACGCCCGCACCCCGTCTTCGGCGAGGTGCCGGTCGGCTATCTGGTCGCCGGGCCCGGTGGCGGCGCGCTGGACAGGGGACGCGTCCTCGCCGCCTGCCGCGCGCGGCTGTCCGCCGCCAAGGTGCCCGTCGAGCTGTTCGAGGTGGCGGGCATTCCCCGTACCGTCTCCGGAAAGATCGTGCGCCGGGACCTCGCCGGTCTGCCGGCGCGGGCGCTGGGAGCGGAGGCCGCCGAGGGGCCCGCGGAGCGGCGAAGGGGCGAGCCCGCCGATCCGCGCCGGTCGCCGTCGCGGGACCTGCTGGGCCTGGTGCGGAGCGAGGTGGCGGCCGTCCTCGGGTGTGCGCCTCGGTCGGTGGAGCCGGGCACCGCCCTGCGGGACCTGGGGATGGACTCCCTGACGGCGACGGTGCTGCGGGAGCGGCTGTCGGCGGTGACCGGGCTGCCGCTCTCCGAGGCCGTCGCGTTCGACTTCCCGACGGCCGCCGCGCTCGCCGCGCACCTCGGGGAACGCGCCGCCGCCGCGCCGGCCGGGGCCGGGCCCGTGCACCGGGACGCGGTCCGGTCGGACGACGACCCCGTGGTGATCGTGGGGATGGCGTGCCGCTATCCCGGAGGGGTGAGCTCTCCGGAGGAACTGTGGCGGCTGGTCGCCGACGGGAGGGACGCCATCGGCCCCTTCCCCACCGACCGGGGCTGGGACACCGGGGCGTTGTACGACCCGGATCCCGGGCGGCCCGGGCGGACGTACGTGCGCGAGGGCGGATTCCTTTCCGGCGTGGACCGTTTCGACCCCGGCTTCTTCGGCATCTCCCCTCGCGAGGCGCTGGCCATGGACCCGCAGCACCGGCTGCTGCTCGAAGTGGCGTGGGAGGCGTTCGAGGACGCCGGTCTCGTCCCCGCCGTCCTGCGCGGCTCGGCGACCGGGGTGTACGTCGGGCTGATGTACAGCGACTACGCCCGCCGGCTGACCAGGACGCCCGAGCAGGTCGAGGGGTATCTCGGCCTCGGCAACGCCGGAAGCGTCGCCTCGGGTCGTATCGCGTACACCTTCGGGCTCGAAGGTCCGGCCCTCACGGTGGACACGGCGTGTTCGTCCTCCCTGGTGGCCCTGCATCTGGCGGCCCAGGCGCTGCGCCGGGGTGAGTGCGCCTTCGCGCTGGCCGGGGGTGCCACGGTGATGTCGGGTCCCTCCTCGTTCGTGGAGTTCAGCCGCCAGCGGGCGCTGGCACCGGACGGCCGCTGCAAGGCGTTCGGCGCGGGCGCCGACGGCACGGGGTGGGCCGAGGGTGCCGGAATGCTGCTGCTGAGCCGGTTGTCGCGGGCGCGCCGCGCGGGACTCCCGGCGCTGGCCGTGGTGCGCGGCTCGGCGGTGAACCAGGACGGCGCGAGCAACGGGCTGACCGCACCGCACGGACCGGCGCAGCAGCGGGTGATCCGGCAGGCGCTCGCGGACGCGGGACTGGTCCCCGGGGACGTCGACGCGGTGGAGGCGCACGGAACCGGCACCCGGCTGGGCGACGTCATCGAGGCGGAGGCGTTCTTCGCGACGTACGGCCACGACGCGCGGCGGCGTCCGCTGCTGCTGGGCTCGGTGAAGTCGAACATCGGGCACACCCAGGCCGCCGCCGGAGTGGCCGGTGTGATCAAGATGGTGCAGGCGATGCGGCACGGCGTGCTGCCGCGCACGCTGCACGCCGACGAGCCGACCCCCCGGGTCGACTGGTCCTCGGAGCGGATCGCGCTGCTGAGCCGGGCGGTGGAGTGGCCCGCGACGGATCGTCCGCGCCGGGTGGGGGTGTCGTCCTTCGGCATCAGCGGCACCAACGCCCATGTGGTGCTCGAAGAGCCTTTGGGGGGCGCGGAGGAGGACGGGGCGGCAAACCGCCGGGAGGTACGGGAAGGTACGGCGGCCCCGGGGATGCGCCCTGTGCCGCCGCCCGGGCGGGCCGCGGTGGCCTTTCCCGTGTCGGCCAGGAGCGTGCCGGCGCTGCGGGCCCAGGCGCGACGGCTGTACGAACAGGTGGCCGCCGCCCCCGACGCGTCCCTGCCGGACCTCGGGTACTCGCTCGCCACCACCCGGGCCGCCTTCGAGCACCGGGCCGTGGTGGTGGCGCGGGACCGTACCGAACTGCTCGACTCCCTGAGGGCGTTGGCGGAGGGGGACAGCCCCTGCGGAGTGCACCGGGGCATGTCCCGCGACCTGAGCCGCGTGGCCCTGCTGTTCACCGGCCAGGGCAGCCAACGCGTCGGCATGGGACGTGCGTTGTACGAGTCGCGGGATCTGCACCCTGCCTTCGCCCGCGCGCTGGACGAGTGCTGTGCCCTGCTCGACCCACTGTTGCCGGTGCCCCTGCGGGACGTCATGTTCGCCGCGCCCGGCACGGAGACCGGCGGGCTGCTGCGCACGACCCGGTTCGCGCAGCCGGCCCTCTTCGCCCTGGAGACGGCCCTGTTCCGGCAGTTCGCGGCCTGGGGTGTGCGCCCCGCCCTGGTGGCCGGGCACTCGGTGGGCGAGGTGACGGCGGCCCATGTCGCCGGGGTGCTGTCCCTGGCGGACGCGTGCACGCTGGTGGCGGCCCGAAGCCGGCTGATGGACGCGCTGCCCGCGGGCGGCGGGATGGCGGCGGTGGCCGCCGGTGCGGACGAGGTGGCCGCACACCTCGCCGGGACCGGGTGTACGGCGGAGATCGCGGCGGTCAACGGGCCCGCCTCCGTGGTCGTCTCCGGCGACGAGACCGCGGTGCGGGATATCGCCGGGCACTTCCGGGCACAGGGCCGTTCGGTGACCTTGCTGCGGGTCGGCCATGCCTTCCACTCCGCCCGGACGGAGCCCGCGCTGGCCGGCTTCGCGGACGTGCTCCGGCACCTCTCCTTCGCCGCGCCCCGGTTGCCGCTGCTCACCGCGGTCGCGGGCCGCGCGGCCACCGACGAGGAGCTGTGCACACCGGAGTTCTGGGTGGACCATGTCCGCCGCCCGGTCCGCTTCGCCGACTCGGTGACGTACCTGGGCGGGCAAGGGGCCACGCATTACGTCGAGTTGGGTCCGGACGGGGTGCTCACCGGCCTGGTGCGGGACTGCCTCGCCGTGGCGGGGACACACCCGGCGGCACGCGACGGTGAACGGGACCCGGAACCGGTGGTCCTGCCGACCCTGCGCGCCTCGCGGCCGGAAGCGGACGCCCTGCTCGACACACTGGCGGCGCTGCACGCGCACGGCGTGGCCGTCGACTGGCCGGCCGTCTTCGCCGGGCGCGGCGGCCGGCGGGTCGCGCTGCCCACGTACGCCTTCCAGCGCCGCCGGTACTGGCTGGCGGCCGACGCCGCCCCGCCTCCGCCCGTGATCCCGGCGGCCGGGGCCACCCACCCCCTCCTGCGGTCGTGCATCCGCACCGCCGACGACGACGGCCTGCTGCTGAGCGCATTGCTCTCGGTGCGCGACCAGCCGTGGCTCGCCGACCATGTGGTGGCCGGAGAGATCCTGCTGCCGGCCACCGCCTTCGTCGATATGGCCCTGCACGCGGGCGAGTCGGCGGGGGCCGACGTGCTGGACGAGCTGGTTTTGACCGCGCCGCTGCCATTGCCCCCGGACGGCGCGGTCGCCGTGCAGGTGAAACTGGCGGGGCCGGACGACGCGGGACGACGGACCGTGTCCTTCCACTCCCGGCCACATCCCGCAGCGGGTGACGAGCCCTGGGTCCGGAACGCCGTCGGAACGCTCATGCCGGCACCACCGCCCGCGGACCGGGGAGCGGCCGGGGCCGAGGGCGCGTCCTGGCCGCCGGAGGGGGCGGTGCCCCTGCGGGCCGGGGGTCCGGGAAGCGGAGCGTACGACCGGCTCGCCGCCGACGGGCTGCGCTACGGTCCCGCCTTCCGGGGCATGCGTGCCGCCTGGCGGCGCGGGGAGGAGCTGTACGCCGACGTCGAGCTGCCCGAAGCGGCCCGGGGGCCCCAACCAGAGTCTGGTGAACCGGAGTTCGTCCTGCACCCGGCACTGCTCGACGCGGCGCTGCACGTCCGGGCCCTGGCCGGCCTCCTCCCGGCCGGTCCCGGGGCGGACGCCCCACCGGCCGGGGGGCTGTCCCTGCCGTTCGCCTTCGGTGGCGTGCGCGTGCACACCACCGGTGTACGACGCCTGCGGGTCCGGGTGGCCCCAGGGCCCGACGGGCGGACCCGGGTGGAGCTGACCGACGAGACGAACACGCCAGTGGCCACGATCCGTTCGCTCACGCTCCGGCCCCTGCCGCGGACCGGCCCGGCGACGACGGGCACGCTCACCGGTGCCCTCCACCGCATGGACTGGGTGCCGCTGCCCGAGCCGCCCGCGCCCGCGGCGATGCCCCGCTGGGCGGTTCTGGGCACGGCGGGCGAACCGCTGATGGACGCCCTCGCGCCGCCCGGTTCCGGTGTCCCCGTGTACGCGCGCCCGGCGGCATGCGACGCCTCGTCGGCCGTCGTCGTGGCGCCCTGCCCACCGCCCGGCACGGACGGCGACGCGCGGGACGGGGCCGCCGAGTCGCTGGCGGCGGCGGACCGGGCGCTGAGGCTCGTACAGGAGTGGCTCGCGGAGCCGCGGCTGTCCCGCTCCCGGCTCGTCCTCGTGACGTCCGGTGCCGTCGCTCCGGTCGACGACGGTTTCCTCCCGGAGGCGGTCGCCGGTGGCCGGTCGGGCGACGCGGCGGCCGTGCCGTCACACGCACCGGTATGGGGGCTGATCCGCTCGGCCCTGCGCGAGCACCCGGGGCGCTTCGCCCTCGTCGACGTGGACGAACACCCCGATTCCTGGGCCGCGCTGCCCGCCCTGCTCGCCGCCTCGGTGCCGGAGGCGGCCGTCCACCGGGGGACGGTGCGCGTGCCGAGACTCGTACAACTGGCCGAGGCCACAACGGAGTCGCGGACGCGGCGGCCGCTCGACCCGAAGGGCACCGTCCTGGTCACCGGCGGCACCGGTTCGCTCGGCAGGCTGGTGGCGCGGCATCTGGTCACCGCCCACGGCGTGCGTCATCTGCTGCTCGTCGGGCGACACGGCCCGGACGCCCCCGGGGCCCCAGAACTCGTCGCGGAGCTGGGCGAGGCGGGCGCCGAAGTGACCGTGCGCGCCTGCGACGTCGCGGACCGGACCGCGCTGGCCGCCCTGCTCGGCACGGTACCGGCGGCCCACCCGCTGACCGGCGTCGTCCATACCGCCGGGGTACTGGACGACGGTGTCGTCACGGCGCTCACCACCGGCCGGCTGAGGCGGGTGCTGCGCCCCAAGGCGGACGCCGCGCTCGCACTGCACGAGCTGACGCGCGGTCAGGATCTGCCCCTGTTCGCGCTGTTCTCCTCCGTGGCCGGCACCTTCGGCTCCGCCGGCCAGGCCAACTATGCCGCCGCCAACAGCGTGTTGGACGCGCTGGCACGGCATCGGGTCCGGCTCGGGCTGCCCGGTACGTCGATCGCCTGGGGCCCCTGGCGGCAGGACGACGGCATGATGGCGCACCTCGACGAAGCGGACCGGCGGCGGATGACCCGTGCCGGATTCGCACCGCTCGGGCAGGAGGAGGGCCTGGCCCTCTTCGACGCCGCCGTGGACGGTTGCGAGCCCGTGGTGGTGGCGGCCCGTCTCGCGCCGGCCGCCCTCCACGGCACCGGCCCCACGGCGCACCGGGTCCGGGCCCGCGCCGCCGACCGCGGCGGGGCCCGACTCGCCCAGGCGCTGGCCGCCGCCCCGCCCGGCGCCCAGGCCGGGGTGCTGCTCACCGAGGTCCGGACCCTGGCGGCCCGCGTCCTGGGCCACCCGGACGGGGCGAGCGCGATCGACGCGGACGCCCTGCTGGCGGACCTGGGGCTGGACTCCCTGGCCGCGGTCGATCTGCGCAATGAGCTCGCCGCGTGGACGGGGCTCGCGCTGCCGACCACGCTGCTGTTCGACTTCCCGACCCCGCGCGCGCTCGCCGCCGAGCTGGCGCGCGGGTACGCCGCCGAGGCGCCTTCTCCGGCCGCCACGCCCGATGGTCCGGCGGGGTCCGAGGCCGTCGGCCCTCCGGGTTCCCCGGGCGAGGCGGGCGGCGGCCAGGCCGCATACGGCTCCCCGGACACCGCCGGCCCACGGGCCGCCGACGCGCCGGACGCCGACGCGGCCCCGGACTCCCTGGGCGCTCTCTTCCGTACCGCGTGCGCCCGGGGACGGACCTGGGACGGCATGGTGCTCCTCACCGTCGCCGCGCGCCTGCGCCCGGTGTTCGACAGGTCCGGTGCGCCCGGCGCGACGCACGAGCCCGTCATGCTGGCGGCGGGCGGCACGGGGGCCCGGCTGGTCTGCTCCCCCGCGCTCAGCGCGGTCTCCGGGCCGCAGGAGTACGCGCGCCTCGGTGCCGGGTTGCGCGGTCTGCGGCCGGTCTCCGCGGTACGGCACCCGGGGTTCGCCCCCGGAGAAGCCCTGCCCGCCACGCTGGACGCGCTGGTCACCGCCCAGGTCATGGCCGTCCGCGCGGCCGCGGCCCAAGGCCCCCTGGTCCTGCTCGGGCGGTCGGCCGGTGGCTGGGTGGCCCACGCCGTGGCCGAACGCCTGGAGTCCGAGGGTGCCGGCCCGGCCGCCGTGGTGCTGCTGGACACCTATCCCCCGGGTCACGGCGACCGGGATCAGGCGCTCTCCGCGATGACGTCGGACATGCTGCGCCGGGCGGCGACGTACGCCTCCGCCAGCCCCGAGCGGCTCACCGCGATGGCCGGATACTTCGAGCTCTTCGACGGCTGGAAGCCCGCGCCGCTCGCCTGCCCCACCCTGTACGTACGGGCCCAGGACACCCTGCCCGGCGCCGGGCCCGCGCCGGCCTGGAGCCTGCCGCACGCCGGGATCACCGTGCCCGGGGACCACTTCACCCTGCTGGAGGAGCATGCCCGCACCACCGCGCTCGCCGTCCACCAGTGGCTGGGGGACGGGCCGGTCTGA
- a CDS encoding DUF1990 family protein, translating into MVGIRAGELRTQGLDVADELVVEVPGPWNGPVRVLRREPGSLHLVTLRGHMEAGQVRFGAHEDGDLLVFEIELWARAATRLVHVLYSYLRVAKEIQLNMWVRFCLSAVADSGGRLVDGVHIRTRRLRPSRSTPTAG; encoded by the coding sequence GTGGTCGGTATCCGCGCGGGTGAACTCCGCACCCAGGGCCTGGACGTCGCGGACGAGTTGGTGGTGGAGGTGCCGGGCCCCTGGAACGGCCCGGTGCGGGTCCTGCGCCGCGAACCGGGGTCGCTGCACCTGGTGACGCTGCGCGGTCACATGGAGGCCGGGCAGGTGCGGTTCGGCGCACACGAGGACGGCGACCTGCTCGTGTTCGAGATCGAGTTGTGGGCACGCGCCGCCACCCGCCTGGTGCACGTCCTCTACTCCTACCTGCGCGTGGCGAAGGAGATCCAGCTCAACATGTGGGTCCGCTTCTGCCTGTCCGCCGTCGCGGACTCGGGCGGCCGGCTGGTGGACGGCGTCCACATCCGCACCCGCCGGCTCCGGCCGTCCCGCTCGACACCGACGGCGGGGTGA
- a CDS encoding DUF1990 family protein, whose translation MDDRPFGRFDAVRAWKELAGASVNYSLDEVRRPAWNIDVHRIPLPAEPPGPPASGGSWTHACRLVRDYEFSPPEIVRALYDPAAPLLGRDMLLEARFHGLHFYCGVRVTEVVDETRDGTDHVWGWAYETLDGHLERGKVTYEVVKNSRTGAVEFLVTCHSQGAPTLGPVIALGWRLFGRRTQLRFYRRCGARMRRFVEAASRGEPVPRRPPVRVDHLVYAPSDARPRRLDALAFRRVSPA comes from the coding sequence GTGGACGACCGGCCCTTCGGGCGGTTCGACGCGGTACGGGCGTGGAAAGAGCTCGCGGGCGCCTCCGTCAACTACTCGCTCGACGAGGTACGCCGCCCCGCGTGGAACATCGACGTCCACCGCATCCCGCTGCCCGCCGAACCCCCGGGACCTCCCGCGTCCGGGGGGTCCTGGACGCACGCCTGCCGTCTCGTGCGCGACTACGAGTTCTCGCCACCGGAGATCGTACGGGCGCTGTACGACCCGGCGGCCCCCCTCCTCGGCCGTGACATGCTGCTCGAAGCCAGGTTCCACGGCCTGCACTTCTACTGCGGCGTCCGCGTCACCGAAGTCGTCGACGAGACGCGCGACGGCACCGACCACGTCTGGGGCTGGGCCTACGAGACCCTCGACGGCCACTTGGAGCGCGGCAAAGTCACCTACGAGGTGGTGAAGAACAGCCGGACGGGCGCGGTCGAGTTCCTGGTCACCTGCCATTCCCAGGGCGCGCCCACCCTGGGTCCGGTCATCGCGCTCGGATGGCGGCTGTTCGGCCGCCGCACCCAACTGCGTTTCTACCGGCGGTGCGGCGCACGCATGCGGCGCTTCGTCGAGGCGGCGTCGCGCGGCGAGCCCGTCCCACGCCGCCCGCCGGTGAGGGTCGATCACCTGGTGTACGCCCCCTCGGACGCGCGGCCCCGTCGCCTGGACGCGCTGGCCTTCCGCCGGGTCTCGCCGGCCTGA
- a CDS encoding GNAT family N-acetyltransferase, which produces MEDLGAVAWPPEPIRTERLVLREPEARDRAAFIELLASPQAHTYLGGPRPRDELEREMPEVPERWPGSFVVDLDGAMIGQILLRRATGHARPAAAGKADLGYLFLPRAWGLGYAAEACAAALGWLQDTLPGEPVVLTTQSANAASMRLAAKLGFTEAERFVAWDAEQWLGIRPPATRPH; this is translated from the coding sequence ATGGAAGATCTTGGGGCCGTGGCCTGGCCGCCCGAGCCGATCAGGACCGAGAGGCTCGTGCTCCGTGAGCCCGAGGCCCGGGACCGCGCGGCGTTCATCGAACTGCTCGCCTCGCCGCAGGCGCACACCTACCTCGGCGGCCCTCGCCCGCGTGACGAGCTCGAACGCGAGATGCCCGAGGTGCCCGAGCGGTGGCCCGGCAGCTTCGTCGTCGATCTGGACGGGGCGATGATCGGACAGATCCTGCTCAGGCGAGCCACGGGGCACGCTCGCCCCGCCGCCGCGGGGAAGGCCGACCTCGGCTATCTGTTCCTGCCGCGGGCGTGGGGACTCGGGTACGCCGCCGAGGCGTGCGCGGCGGCACTCGGCTGGCTCCAGGACACGCTGCCCGGCGAGCCGGTGGTGCTCACCACCCAGAGCGCCAACGCCGCTTCGATGCGGCTCGCGGCGAAGCTGGGGTTCACCGAGGCGGAGCGGTTCGTGGCATGGGACGCCGAACAGTGGCTCGGCATACGGCCCCCGGCCACCCGGCCCCATTGA